Proteins encoded together in one Synergistaceae bacterium window:
- the dapD gene encoding 2,3,4,5-tetrahydropyridine-2,6-dicarboxylate N-acetyltransferase — protein sequence MNTEEIIRLIKESPKRTPARAFVSGTLTGLDWGGAKFVGGAEFGLLSGDYGVIQELLKKYAAQITASDIEVQSRNSAIPLKDLTVCEARIEPGAVIRDRVEIGRNAVVMMGAVINIGAVIGEGTMIDMNCVVGGRARIGAKCHIGAGAVVAGVVEPASAIPVVIGDGVLVGANAVILEGVQVGAGAVVAAGAIVTENVPAGAVVAGSPARVVKMVDDKTVSKTAIVEDLRKL from the coding sequence ATGAACACGGAAGAAATTATCCGTCTGATCAAAGAATCTCCAAAACGCACTCCCGCCAGGGCCTTTGTCTCCGGCACTCTCACAGGGCTGGACTGGGGCGGGGCCAAATTCGTGGGAGGAGCGGAGTTTGGCCTTTTGTCGGGAGATTACGGCGTTATTCAGGAGCTTCTGAAAAAATACGCCGCTCAGATTACCGCCAGCGACATCGAGGTGCAGAGCAGAAATTCCGCGATTCCTCTGAAGGATCTGACGGTCTGCGAGGCCCGAATCGAGCCCGGCGCGGTCATTCGGGACAGGGTCGAAATCGGAAGGAACGCCGTCGTCATGATGGGAGCGGTCATCAACATCGGCGCGGTCATCGGCGAGGGCACCATGATCGACATGAACTGCGTCGTGGGCGGTCGGGCGCGTATCGGCGCGAAGTGCCACATCGGCGCGGGCGCCGTGGTAGCGGGAGTTGTCGAACCGGCCTCCGCCATCCCCGTGGTTATCGGCGACGGAGTGCTGGTGGGAGCGAACGCCGTCATACTGGAAGGCGTGCAGGTTGGAGCGGGAGCCGTGGTGGCCGCGGGCGCCATCGTCACCGAAAACGTCCCGGCGGGAGCCGTGGTGGCGGGGTCTCCGGCCCGGGTCGTGAAAATGGTGGACGACAAAACCGTCTCAAAAACCGCTATTGTGGAAGACCTCCGTAAACTGTAA